In Actinomadura citrea, a single window of DNA contains:
- a CDS encoding AMP-dependent synthetase/ligase has product MGIQEQRADLDRAVAGQTICTALAATAARHGGRPAYSDRSDGELRTLTWADTRTRALETAAGFAALGLDPGDVVALMMPNRSEHVLADLGAVHAGGVPTTVYATLAPDQVAFVAGHCSARYAVLDGADQLGRWLPVLDRLPDLCKIIVVDAAACPPGDRFLTWDAFTELGRRELAADPLAIDRRWQAVGPADTVTLLYTSGTTGDPKGVLITHSMVLHEAEMVERSSVLPEHPAGISYLPFAHIADRVLSYYLPVRLASHIHFCPDPAQLTTILGEVRPHSFFGVPRVWEKIMAGIQAVLSAEQDETRKRAVAAALDAGRAYVTAQEHGNTLTPPVAEAFERADQTVLTPMRALLGLDRVRQASSAAAPLPVEVARFFAGLGLKIFDAYGMTETTGAITANLADSFKLGTVGRPFPGVELTLAGDGEILVRGATCTPGYLDRPDATADLIDPDGWVHTGDVGRLDEDGFLTVVDRKKELIITAGGENIAPSLVENRLKEHPLIGQALAFGDRRPYVVALITLDGEVAPVWAAAHGVDTTDLAALADHPLVLEEVARAVEDANARLARVQQVKRWRLLTAEWTAESEELTPTLKLKRRVVHTKYAADIDALYTG; this is encoded by the coding sequence ATGGGGATCCAGGAACAGCGGGCCGACCTCGACCGGGCCGTCGCGGGGCAGACGATCTGCACCGCCCTCGCCGCGACCGCCGCACGGCACGGCGGCAGGCCCGCCTACTCCGACCGGAGCGACGGCGAGTTGAGGACCCTCACCTGGGCGGACACCCGGACCCGCGCGCTGGAGACGGCCGCCGGGTTCGCCGCCCTCGGCCTTGACCCCGGCGACGTCGTCGCGCTGATGATGCCGAACCGCTCCGAGCACGTGCTGGCCGACCTCGGCGCCGTGCACGCCGGCGGCGTCCCCACCACCGTGTACGCGACGCTCGCGCCCGACCAGGTCGCCTTCGTCGCCGGCCACTGCTCGGCCAGGTACGCGGTCCTGGACGGCGCGGACCAGCTCGGCCGCTGGCTTCCCGTCCTGGACCGCCTCCCGGACCTCTGCAAGATCATCGTGGTGGACGCCGCCGCCTGCCCGCCCGGCGACCGCTTCCTCACCTGGGACGCCTTCACCGAGCTCGGCCGCCGCGAGCTGGCCGCCGATCCGCTCGCGATCGACCGGCGCTGGCAGGCGGTCGGGCCCGCGGACACCGTCACCCTCCTGTACACCTCCGGCACCACCGGCGACCCGAAGGGCGTCCTGATCACGCACTCGATGGTGCTGCACGAGGCGGAGATGGTCGAGCGCAGCTCCGTCCTCCCCGAGCACCCGGCCGGCATCTCCTACCTGCCGTTCGCGCACATCGCCGACCGCGTGCTCAGCTACTACCTGCCGGTCCGGCTGGCCTCCCACATCCACTTCTGTCCCGACCCGGCCCAGCTGACGACGATCCTCGGCGAGGTGCGGCCGCACTCCTTCTTCGGCGTCCCGCGCGTCTGGGAGAAGATCATGGCCGGCATCCAGGCGGTGCTGTCCGCCGAGCAGGACGAGACGAGGAAGCGGGCGGTCGCCGCCGCCCTGGACGCCGGCCGCGCGTACGTGACGGCGCAGGAGCACGGCAACACCCTCACCCCGCCGGTCGCCGAGGCCTTCGAGCGGGCCGACCAGACGGTCCTCACCCCCATGCGCGCCCTGCTCGGCCTGGACCGCGTCCGGCAGGCCTCCAGCGCGGCGGCGCCGCTGCCCGTCGAGGTGGCCCGCTTCTTCGCCGGGCTCGGCCTGAAGATCTTCGACGCCTACGGGATGACGGAGACGACCGGCGCCATCACCGCCAACCTCGCCGACTCCTTCAAGCTCGGCACCGTCGGCCGCCCGTTCCCCGGCGTCGAACTGACGCTCGCGGGCGACGGCGAGATCCTGGTCCGCGGCGCCACCTGCACCCCCGGCTACCTGGACCGCCCCGACGCCACCGCCGACCTCATCGACCCGGACGGCTGGGTGCACACCGGCGACGTCGGCCGCCTGGACGAGGACGGCTTCCTCACCGTCGTCGACCGCAAGAAGGAACTGATCATCACCGCCGGCGGCGAGAACATCGCCCCGTCACTGGTGGAGAACCGGCTCAAGGAGCACCCGCTCATCGGCCAGGCCCTCGCCTTCGGCGACCGCCGCCCCTACGTCGTCGCGCTCATCACCCTCGACGGCGAGGTCGCGCCCGTCTGGGCGGCCGCCCACGGCGTCGACACCACCGACCTCGCCGCCCTCGCCGACCACCCCCTCGTCCTGGAGGAGGTGGCCCGGGCCGTCGAGGACGCCAACGCCCGGCTCGCCCGCGTCCAGCAGGTCAAGCGGTGGCGCCTGCTCACCGCCGAGTGGACCGCCGAGAGCGAGGAGCTCACCCCGACCCTCAAGCTGAAGCGCCGCGTCGTGCACACCAAGTACGCCGCCGACATCGACGCCCTCTACACCGGCTAA
- a CDS encoding DUF3099 domain-containing protein gives MRRRRLAYGIMMGTCLTLFVLAWAVVRLYSHTAAIAMTVVALVIPPFAAVVANWNIDRRDHRE, from the coding sequence ATGCGGCGTCGCAGGCTGGCCTACGGGATCATGATGGGCACGTGCCTCACCCTGTTCGTGCTGGCCTGGGCGGTGGTCCGGCTGTACTCGCACACCGCGGCGATCGCGATGACGGTGGTGGCGCTGGTGATCCCGCCGTTCGCGGCGGTGGTGGCGAACTGGAACATCGACCGGAGGGACCACCGCGAGTGA